The genomic DNA TGGGCACCGGCGCCGTGTTGGCGGCCGGCGCCTGGCTACTGCGTCCGAGTGATCACGGCGGCCCGTACACCGAGTATTTCCGCGCATTGAATGCCGAGCTTAAAGCCCACGGCCCGATGCGCCCGGTGATGCTGATCGATCTGGACCGCCTGGATCACAACATTGATGTGGTCACCCAGTCGGTGCAGCGCGGCGGCAAACACTTGCGCCTGGTGGAAAAGTCGCTGCCGTCGCCGGGGCTGCTCGCGTATATCGCCAAGCGTGCTGGCACGCAGCGGTTGATGTCGTTTCATCAGCCGTTTTTGAATCATGACGCGCAGGTGTTTCCCGAGGCCGACATCCTGATCGGCAAGCCCCTGCCGGTGCGCTCGGCGCAGCTGTTTTACCAGACGCACCAGGGCACATTCGACCCTTCGCGGCAGTTGCAGTGGCTGCTCGATACGCCCGAGCGTTTGCAGCAGTACCTGGCGCTGGCCCAAGGGTTGGGCACGCCATTGCGGGTCAATATCGAACTGGACGTGGGGCTGCATCGCGGCGGCATCAGCGACAACGCCGCGCTGGGGCAAATGCTCTCACTGATCAAGGCCAACCCGCAGCACCTGGCGTTTGCCGGGTTCATGGGTTACGACCCTTTCGTGGGCATGGGCGTGCCGGGCATTCTCGGTTCGCCCCAGGCGCTGTTTGAACAGGTGATGCAGCGCTACAACGGTTTTGTGGATTTCACCCGCCAGCAATTTGCCGGGTTATGGCGTGAGGGGTTGACGCTGAACACCGCGGGCAGCCCCAGTTATCGCATTCATGAGCAGGAAACCCTCAGCACGGAAGTGTCGGTGGGCACGGCGTTGCTCAAGCCCACCCATTACGATCTGCCGTCCCTCAGTGAACATGTGCCGGCGGCATTTATTGCCACGCCGGTATTGAAAAGCACAGGCGCGGTGAATATTCCGGCGCTGGACGGCAAGTCGCGGATATTTTCGTGGTGGGACCCGAATCAGCGTCAGACGTACTTTATTTACGGCGGTAACTGGATGGCTGAATTCGAGTCGCCCCAGGGGCTGCAAAGCAATGACCTGTACGGGCGCAGTTCCAACCAGGAAATGGTCAACGGTTCGGCAGCGGTGGGTTTGAATATCGAGGATCAGGTGTTCTTGCGGCCAACCCAGAGCGAGTTCGTGTTGCTGCAGTTCGGGGACCTGCTGGCCGTTCGCGGCGGCAAAATCGTCGAGACCTGGCCTGTCTATAACAACTGAATGACGCGACCCTCTGTGGGAGCTGGCTCCCACAGAGGGTCGGTCAGGGTTACAGGGCAAACGGAATGGTGAGCTTGGCCCACACCATGTCACCCTCCGGCCGGTTCTTCACATCAAACTCCTTGGCCCAGCGCACCTCGGCGCTGGCGTATTTGAGGAAGGTGAAATACACCGCCGGGCCGATGGCGAACACTTGCCCGCGCACGCCGTCATTCACGTCTTCGCCGTAGATGTTCACCACAGTGCGCCCGTACTGCTTGTCGTCGGTGGTTTGCTTGAGGTAGTAGCCGTTGACCCCCAGGCTGAGGTTGTCGGTCACCTTGTAGCTGGCTGAATAATCGAAGTGGAAAATCTGCCCGGAGCGGTAGTCGGTGTCGTGGTTTTCTTCGTTGAAACTGTAAGTGGTCTTGATCGACAACTCGGTGCGCTCATTGGGCATCCAGGTCGCCGACACCAGCGGTTTGTAGGTGTAGAAATTGTTGCTGGTGTTGGCCAGGCGCGTGGCGTCGTATTCGCCGGTGGGCAGGGTGATTTCCACGGCGGCGGCGAGGGTCAGCGTCGGGCCCATGTCCCACAGAATGATCGGCGCCAGGGTGGTGTCGCCCATGCTTTCGCGGGTGTCGGACGTGCCGAACAGCGACACCTGTTGTTTGAGATAAGGCTGAGCCACGTAACCGCCCAGGCGCCCGCCGAAGATGCGCACCGGGCTCAGGTAGTCCAGACGCGGAATGATCGCGTCGGATTTGATGCGCACGTCCGGCACTTTGCCGCCCAGGGAACTGATGTTCAATTTGCGCGCTTCGTAGTGGTTGTAATACAGATTGAAGGCGAACATGTGGTCCGGCAGGTTGTTCACGTCCAGGGGCAAAATATAGAAGCCATCGGTACCGGGGCCGATGTTGTCGACGCCGCCTTCGGTGGCCAGCGCCTGCAGGCTGATCAGGCTCAACAACGCGAGTTGCGACGCAAGAAGTGCACGAGTGGGGTTCATGTCTGGCCTCATTATTATTGTTAGGGCACTGCTGGCCATAGAAATAAGCCCTGGGAAGCCGGCGGGGCAGGGTTTTGGCGGCCAGATAGGGGGGCTTTGCCGGACAGGTTTCACTCAGGGTGCAGCGACTCTTGCAAGCGCCTATGATTGTCAGAATGTTTCTAAAACAAGAACTGAAGTACTCAGTCAGGAACCCGTGATCCATGCAAAGGAAAGCCGTTGACCCGCAGTTCGAACTGGCGCTGGTGTCGCCATTCCTGTTGCAAACCCTGGGGCAAGTGGTGGCACAGAAGGGCGCCAGTGCCGAGGCTCTGTGCCGTGGGCTGGGCTTTACCCTCGCCGACCTGGACGACCCCTCGCAGCGCATTTCCTACCGCCAGGCCGTGGCCATGATTCAGCGCGCGCTCAAAGCCTTGCCCGATCAGGGCCTGGGCCTGTGGGTAGGCCATCAGAACGTATTGGGCACCCTGGGCTTGCTCGGGCATGTGATTTCCCTGTGCAAGACCCTGCGCGATGCCTTTGCCATCGGCGAGCGGCATCAACACACCTCCGGCGGCATCGCCACCACCCGAACCTATGAAACCGCGCAGCACGTGTGTGTCGACGTCGAATGCCTGCTGCCGTACGCAGATGTGCAGGTGTTTGCCGCTGAAGAGTTCTTCGCCAGCCTGATGGTGTATGGCCGGGCACTGGTGGGGGCGGATTTTCACCCGCAGCGGGTGGAGTTCGTACACGCGGCGCCCTCTTACGTTGGCGATTACCAGCGTCTGTTCGGCGAAGACGTGCGTTTTGGCTGCCTGCATAACCGCATGGTGCTGGCGCCACACTGGCTGGACACGCGCCTGCCCAACCATCACCCGTTGGCGTTGCGCCAGGCGCTGGACCTGCTGGAGCTGGAGAGCGCGCAGTTGCATCAGAAGATGGACTTGATCCAGGCCGTGGAACGCGCCATCTCGCGGGACTTGCAGGGCAGCCAACTGGAGAAGGTCGCCGGCGACCTGAACATGAGTGGCCGCACCCTGCGCCGGCGTCTGACCGAGCACGGCCTGACCTTCGAAGCCTTGTTGGAGCAGGTGCGGCGCGCGCGAACCATGGGGTTGCTAGGCAATCCAGGGCTGTCCATCGAACGCATCACCGAGGAAGTCGGCTACAGCGATGTACGCAGTTTCCGACGCGCATTCAAACGCTGGACGGGGGTAAGCCCCAGTGCGTTTCGCGGTGAGGGGGGAGGGCTGGCGTAGTCCGTAGAGTGGTCCCGTTCAGGACGCCGGTCTAGAGCGGTTTCAGGAAGCAGACGAACTTTGCGGTCGAGCGCGCAAAGGTTTGCTTTTCGGCGAATCAAAAAGCGCGCCGATCGCCTGACGCGCACGGGACAGCCGGCTCATGACCGTGCCGATCGGCAGGTCGAGCATTTCGGCCGCCTCCTTGTAGCTGAAGCGCTCCACGCCCACCAGCAGCATGACTTCGCGCTGGCCGTCGGGAAGCTTCTCCACGGCTTCGATGATTTGCCGGTGCATCAGGTCGGACTCCGGGTTGGGCGCCTCGGGGTCGCTGACGGTTTCCAGGAATTCATCGTTCCAGTCCATGCGCGAACGACTGCGCACTTTGCGCGAGCGCAGTTCGTTGATCCAGGTGGAATGGACGATGGAAAACATCCAGCTCAGCACCGACGTATCGGGCTGCAACTGATGGGAGCGTTCCAGTGCGCGCACGCAGGCGAGCTGAACCAGGTCTTCGGCATCGTGCTTGTCGCCGGAAATGCGCAACGCGAATGCCCACAGGCGTGGCAGCAGTTCTGGAAGCAGTGCGGGTAAGTCAGCACCGGTGATCGACATATTTCCTCTTTTTATTTCTTGATGCCTAAAATGGTGCGGTCAGGCTACGAGGTCGATACCGTAGCGGATGCCTGTGTCGCGGCGTCCTTTTTGCGGTGCTGAGGGTCCCTTGGTCTAAATGAATTGTATCAAGATGCTGACAAATTGTATCAATTTGGATCGATTTTGAAAGGTTATTGACAGCTTATGCAGGTAACAGGCCAATAATACTGACAGCTGTGTCAGGAAATTTCCCCCGATACATGGTGAAACATATAAGATTTATTCGGCGCTGGGAATATTTTCAAT from Pseudomonas tolaasii NCPPB 2192 includes the following:
- a CDS encoding DSD1 family PLP-dependent enzyme — its product is MRPSDHGGPYTEYFRALNAELKAHGPMRPVMLIDLDRLDHNIDVVTQSVQRGGKHLRLVEKSLPSPGLLAYIAKRAGTQRLMSFHQPFLNHDAQVFPEADILIGKPLPVRSAQLFYQTHQGTFDPSRQLQWLLDTPERLQQYLALAQGLGTPLRVNIELDVGLHRGGISDNAALGQMLSLIKANPQHLAFAGFMGYDPFVGMGVPGILGSPQALFEQVMQRYNGFVDFTRQQFAGLWREGLTLNTAGSPSYRIHEQETLSTEVSVGTALLKPTHYDLPSLSEHVPAAFIATPVLKSTGAVNIPALDGKSRIFSWWDPNQRQTYFIYGGNWMAEFESPQGLQSNDLYGRSSNQEMVNGSAAVGLNIEDQVFLRPTQSEFVLLQFGDLLAVRGGKIVETWPVYNN
- a CDS encoding SphA family protein — its product is MNPTRALLASQLALLSLISLQALATEGGVDNIGPGTDGFYILPLDVNNLPDHMFAFNLYYNHYEARKLNISSLGGKVPDVRIKSDAIIPRLDYLSPVRIFGGRLGGYVAQPYLKQQVSLFGTSDTRESMGDTTLAPIILWDMGPTLTLAAAVEITLPTGEYDATRLANTSNNFYTYKPLVSATWMPNERTELSIKTTYSFNEENHDTDYRSGQIFHFDYSASYKVTDNLSLGVNGYYLKQTTDDKQYGRTVVNIYGEDVNDGVRGQVFAIGPAVYFTFLKYASAEVRWAKEFDVKNRPEGDMVWAKLTIPFAL
- a CDS encoding AraC family transcriptional regulator, translating into MQRKAVDPQFELALVSPFLLQTLGQVVAQKGASAEALCRGLGFTLADLDDPSQRISYRQAVAMIQRALKALPDQGLGLWVGHQNVLGTLGLLGHVISLCKTLRDAFAIGERHQHTSGGIATTRTYETAQHVCVDVECLLPYADVQVFAAEEFFASLMVYGRALVGADFHPQRVEFVHAAPSYVGDYQRLFGEDVRFGCLHNRMVLAPHWLDTRLPNHHPLALRQALDLLELESAQLHQKMDLIQAVERAISRDLQGSQLEKVAGDLNMSGRTLRRRLTEHGLTFEALLEQVRRARTMGLLGNPGLSIERITEEVGYSDVRSFRRAFKRWTGVSPSAFRGEGGGLA
- a CDS encoding RNA polymerase sigma factor, which produces MSITGADLPALLPELLPRLWAFALRISGDKHDAEDLVQLACVRALERSHQLQPDTSVLSWMFSIVHSTWINELRSRKVRSRSRMDWNDEFLETVSDPEAPNPESDLMHRQIIEAVEKLPDGQREVMLLVGVERFSYKEAAEMLDLPIGTVMSRLSRARQAIGALFDSPKSKPLRARPQSSSAS